The Yamadazyma tenuis chromosome 2, complete sequence sequence GTCTTCACAAGTAATACGAATACCAAAACTTGGAgtcttgttgttgaaatcttCCACATACTTGGGGTTCCAACCAATCTTGACAAAAGTGTTTCCTGAGTCGTCCATGTTGGCACCAGCAACGTAAGGAGCCCAATTACCCTTAGGTTCACTGGAATCACCCCAGACACAAGCTTCCTTGGTAGAGTAGCCTGGGCTGTTGACATAATAGTGGGCGGCGGTACCAGCGTAGTAGTTTGGACCAGGGACAGCCAAGTCATTTTCGGTGGAAGCTTTAACTTTAGTTGGAATGAGCATAGCTTCGTTACCTGGCAAAACCGTTTGACAGAAAGCAACTTCTTTATCGGCGGTGTTTTTGGCCTTCAAGGTACCTTCACCATCTTGGCAGTAATCGTTATCGCTCATAGGCTTGGTGAGAGTTCCGTCTGCTTCACACTTGATACCTCCATTCATGGAAGAAGGATAAGAGTATCCAGTGGCAGATGGATCCCATTGAGCCATCAATTGTCCAGCAGGACAAGCGTAAGGACAGTAAGAACCAGCAGTACATTCTTGATCTGGGGACATGGCCCAACCACCATTGCTTTTACTTGGAGTAACGGCAATCAATCCTTGGTCGGTAGGAAATTTGCAAGTGTTAGACCTTTTCTCAACAGGAACGGCAGCGGTCAAAACTGCCAATGATAAAGTAGCGATTTGGGTGAACAACATAAAGAGTGTGATTTATAAGGAATGTGATAAATAAAAGGAATGAAAAAATGAAAGGACTAAGAGTCTAACACTGACAAAGCAAGGAATGAATGAACGTTGTTAAAGAAAAGGTCAAATATCATGGTCTCTTGAAACCCTTTATATACCTTGACATTCTGACTGTTGGCTGCAAaggtgaaaatttttttctggTGCCAAATCCGGTTCTAGACCTAAGGTTCCTATTCATGCATGCTAAAATGCCTATGCCCACAACAGGCAATCTTATGAGCTAAACCAAGCTACGAAAAAACCTAGACCACCAAATGGGAATGCCTAACCGTTAGCGAAAAAGAAATTCGGGGCACAATTCGGGGTACCGGTAGATCTTAGATTTCGCCTGTCCCTCCGGCCTGTCTCGAATGCAGGTTAACAAAGAGGCGTTGCCGGTACAATGTTCATACCATCGGAAATCCTATTCATTTAACCATATTAGGAAATCTAAGTGGATATCGGTCTAGATTCAGTTG is a genomic window containing:
- a CDS encoding uncharacterized protein (EggNog:ENOG503NVKV; COG:S; CAZy:GH132); translated protein: MLFTQIATLSLAVLTAAVPVEKRSNTCKFPTDQGLIAVTPSKSNGGWAMSPDQECTAGSYCPYACPAGQLMAQWDPSATGYSYPSSMNGGIKCEADGTLTKPMSDNDYCQDGEGTLKAKNTADKEVAFCQTVLPGNEAMLIPTKVKASTENDLAVPGPNYYAGTAAHYYVNSPGYSTKEACVWGDSSEPKGNWAPYVAGANMDDSGNTFVKIGWNPKYVEDFNNKTPSFGIRITCEDESKCNGLKCEIDPSNFNQISGSGSNSLGASYCVVTVQDKANAKIEVFSA